The Cloacibacterium sp. TD35 region CAATAATTCTATAAACTGACTGCTGTTATATACATAAATCGTAGAAAAAATAATGCTCACGAGTGGAACCACCAATAAAACAATATTGAGCAAACTAAGAGTAGCTTTGGTGTAATTGCTGTCTAATCCCAGTACAGACCAAGAAATGACAAAGAGGAGTACGGTGTATAATAAGACGATTTTATTTTTTAAAATGTCAAAAAAGATGAATTTTGCGATATTGTTCATGGCTTCATTTCCTTTAAAATACTGATGATACTTTCTGAGATTTTCTCGGTTTTTCTTTCAGTCATTAATTCTTCTACAGATTGGTGAACAATGACTTTTCCTTCATTCATAAAAACAATTTCACTGACGATATCATCTAATTCGCTCAAGAGGTGAGACGTGATAATGATGAGTTTTCCTTTATTTTTTTCTTTGATGATTTTATTTTTTAAAATTTCAGAAGCGAGAGGGTCTAAACCTGCCGTAGGTTCATCTAAAATAATAATCCCAGGATTGAATAAAAAAGCTAAAACGGCACTTACTTTTTGGGTAGTTCCGCCAGAAAGGGTACGCATTTTTTTGTCGAAAATACTTTCCAGTTCGAAAGCTTCTAAAAGTTCGGTATCTAATTCGTTTTCAGAGACTTTTCGGGTGTCTTTAATCATCTGAATGGTTTGCGCGATGGTCATATTCTCAGGATATCGACCAATTTGAGGCATGTAACCAATATTTTTTCGGTAGAGATAATGTTCTTTTACACTTTCATTATTGACCAAAATATCGCCATCTTCTACTACATTTAATCCGAGAATACATTTAATAAGGGTAGTTTTTCCGCATCCATTGGGACCAATGAGTGCTACAGAATGCCCATCATTAAAGTTGATATTCACCTGATTAAGCGCAGTGAACTTATTGAATTTTTTGGTTAAATTTTTTATTTCAATCATAACTTTTTAATAAAAATAATTTTTTAAATCACAAAACAGTGAATTAATGATATTCCAACTTCCAACATTTCATAACCTTATAACTCCATTACCTCATCACTTTATTCGGTTTCATCTCCGGTTTTTCGTCTACAAAATTTTCTGGAGTAAGACTTGGGATTAAGCGTTCGGAACGGTCTAATATCTCCACAAAAAATGCTCTGTATAACAACATAATCATAGGGTTTTGCTCAGAAAGCACAGAGTATAAACTCAAGGGATGAAAAGGAACATCACCAATTTGATCTTTGTCCAGATCATAACCTTCATATTTGTCCCAATGATTGTTTTTAAAAATATTCATTACAAGGCTTCCACTCGTGCTCACATCGAAAGTATTGTTTTCGAAATTATTCTTCATGAGACGGTTTTCCATGCAGTTGGCATTGAGTTTTATTCCCCAACCGTTGTTAGAAAACTGATTGTTATAGAGGTCTACTTTAGATGAACCATCCATAAAAATGGCAGCCGTGTTATTGTTGAAAATATTGTGTTTGATTTTACTGAACGTAAGGTCTTTGAGCAAGAGTCCATAAACGCCATCTCCCCAATTGTCTAGGAATTTATTCTTGTACATGCCTACATTTCGGCTGTACATTACAGCAACTCCAGCGTCATTATTCTTAAAAATATTTCCGGTGTAGACATTGTTATGAGCGAACATGAAGTGCAACCCGTAACGTTTATTTTTTTCGGAAATATTTCTAAAAACAAAGGTGTTGTTAGCTTTTTCTAAGTAAATGCCATCTTTGTGACCAGAAATGTAATTGTTTTTTATCCAGATTTCAGCACTGGACCAAACGTGAATCCCATCTCCGATTAATTCTTGAGATTTTCCTCTATTGGTGGTGATTTTATTGTTTTGAATCAAACACTGGTAACCTCTCTGAATAGTAATCCCGAAGTAATTGTTCTCAAAAATATTATTTTTAATGGTTGAAAACTGACTGTCATACAAACGAACAGCACCTATGTTTTTGACTTCATCTTCCCCAGAATTGATGATTTTAAAACCTTGCAAAAGAATTTTATTCGCTCTTAGAGAAACGATTTCGTACTTCATTTGACCGTCCAGAACAGGTCTG contains the following coding sequences:
- the nosD gene encoding nitrous oxide reductase family maturation protein NosD; translated protein: MKNSYKILSFLFLLNFAYHSAKTLVVGKNQAYKTINSAIAQAQNGDTILVQKGHYKEGNINIQKSIALIGIDRPVLDGQMKYEIVSLRANKILLQGFKIINSGEDEVKNIGAVRLYDSQFSTIKNNIFENNYFGITIQRGYQCLIQNNKITTNRGKSQELIGDGIHVWSSAEIWIKNNYISGHKDGIYLEKANNTFVFRNISEKNKRYGLHFMFAHNNVYTGNIFKNNDAGVAVMYSRNVGMYKNKFLDNWGDGVYGLLLKDLTFSKIKHNIFNNNTAAIFMDGSSKVDLYNNQFSNNGWGIKLNANCMENRLMKNNFENNTFDVSTSGSLVMNIFKNNHWDKYEGYDLDKDQIGDVPFHPLSLYSVLSEQNPMIMLLYRAFFVEILDRSERLIPSLTPENFVDEKPEMKPNKVMR
- a CDS encoding ABC transporter ATP-binding protein yields the protein MIEIKNLTKKFNKFTALNQVNINFNDGHSVALIGPNGCGKTTLIKCILGLNVVEDGDILVNNESVKEHYLYRKNIGYMPQIGRYPENMTIAQTIQMIKDTRKVSENELDTELLEAFELESIFDKKMRTLSGGTTQKVSAVLAFLFNPGIIILDEPTAGLDPLASEILKNKIIKEKNKGKLIIITSHLLSELDDIVSEIVFMNEGKVIVHQSVEELMTERKTEKISESIISILKEMKP